Proteins from a single region of Nitrospira sp.:
- a CDS encoding PAS domain S-box protein: MFDVSTFRLQDMTACSAALRQLGADASSIEIAADRITRYLYTTLTTGPDEDPACVLVRLFKTHPYDRLSPELQALADARLGGKPANLGMKCLTLLASTGAVEGWNHPAQSSRFRVIPLSGPDALAKLPMFSQLFAQFRIDLPFLEQAGSSLLTDQYATTFNAFHVPQALGSPYVPGQTEFVVPFGIQSVFGFGGLLATGEMFTVILFANVPVTKDTADLCKAFALSTKLTLAPFEHNRLILPPTVNTSSVDQALATNQLASLQDRVATLESILAVQEHAVAIQSDRLAATLADEVRHGRELQEQSLRFETLSATSPVGIFETDANGSYLYTNDAWRTISGLSLAESLGEGWSRAVFAEDRPTVSAAWSRTAKTGGEFSLEFRMQRPDGSIRWVHARSRPLRSETDQVVGHVGTTEDITERKHTDAALRESEARLRDAQAMAHLGNWELDLVNDRLLWSDEIFRIFEIDQAQFSASYEAFLNAVHPDDRALVNETYQRSVENRTSYAIVHRLLMPDGRIKYVQERGETTYDGEGRPLRSVGTVQDITERREDQLQLQHSQALLHAVFDHLPNMVFVKDAKTLRFVEFNKAGERLTGFSREELLGKSDYDFFPPEEADFFTGKDRAVLAGGSMLEIPEEEIKTKHRGIRILQTKKLPLYDAYGTPQYLLGISEDITDRRAAEVQFKQVFESSYVGMLMVADDGRITLANPRIEQTFGYRRDELIGQPVEILLPERFRTAHHGQRMSFMASGASRPMAEGRELHGCRKDGGEFPVEIGLTPVNTPQGRQVLASITDITERKQNDAARFRLQQAIEHAQDGMALLDDTGQYIYMNQAHASIFGYTVDDLLGKSWTKLHPVEWAAMIEQMYLPILHSTGQWQGEVVGKQKSGNAFHIDLSLTLLEDPGTGRRTILCTCRDITRRKQMERDLIDAKDAAEAGIRAKSEFLATMSHEIRTPMNGLLGMTGLLLDTTLTPEQQEFVQTLKHSGESLMRIINDILDYSKIEAGKLTIESIPFDVRTTIEDILDLLAPTAQSKQLELVGLIDAQAPNAMVGDPGRIRQILTNLIGNAIKFTERGEILVQVTKTEEDGASILLRFEIVDTGVGLTEEAKAKLFQSFTQADSSTARKYGGTGLGLAICKRLTELMGGQIGLQSSPGTGTCVWFTLRLCKQTPAATSTPMPTPIDSLSGLRICLVDDNATNRSLLQYHACDWKMHYESAESGPSALDLIRRASAEGKPFDLAILDMQMPGMNGLQLGQAIRADTRLDHTRLVLLTSLGRRGDAKVAHSTGFSGYLTKPVRKMHLYDCLRLVMGQSPVPQADEQTTSATPALITRHQVAEVHAHRRLLVVDDNPVNQKVAVKMLEKLGYRVDVASNGNEALAALTRHHYNLVFMDCQMPELDGFETTKMIRTHEQPGTRLPIIAMTANAMAGDREHCLASGMDDFVSKPVKSQDLHRVLTQWLPPSDNRAAA, translated from the coding sequence ATGTTCGACGTCTCCACATTCCGGCTCCAAGACATGACCGCTTGCAGTGCGGCCTTGCGACAGCTTGGGGCCGATGCGTCTTCCATTGAAATCGCGGCAGACCGAATTACACGATACCTCTACACCACTCTGACGACCGGACCGGACGAAGATCCGGCCTGCGTCCTCGTACGGCTGTTCAAGACTCACCCCTACGACCGGCTCAGCCCCGAACTGCAAGCGCTGGCCGATGCCCGCCTTGGAGGCAAACCTGCCAATCTCGGCATGAAGTGCTTGACTCTGCTTGCCAGCACGGGAGCCGTTGAAGGCTGGAACCACCCGGCTCAATCCAGCCGCTTCCGCGTCATCCCGCTGAGCGGACCGGATGCCCTGGCCAAACTGCCGATGTTCTCTCAGCTCTTCGCCCAATTTCGCATTGATCTGCCGTTTCTCGAACAAGCCGGCTCCTCCCTCCTGACGGATCAATACGCCACCACCTTCAACGCCTTCCATGTCCCACAGGCGCTCGGTAGTCCCTACGTGCCGGGCCAGACCGAATTCGTCGTGCCGTTTGGCATTCAATCCGTGTTCGGCTTCGGAGGGTTGCTCGCGACCGGCGAAATGTTCACAGTGATTCTCTTTGCGAACGTTCCCGTCACGAAAGATACCGCCGACCTCTGTAAAGCGTTCGCCCTCTCAACCAAACTGACCCTGGCGCCATTCGAGCACAATCGGCTGATCCTTCCCCCGACCGTAAACACCTCGTCGGTCGATCAGGCATTGGCAACGAACCAGCTCGCCTCCTTGCAGGACCGTGTCGCGACCCTTGAATCGATTCTGGCCGTACAAGAGCATGCGGTTGCAATCCAATCCGACAGGCTCGCAGCAACTTTGGCGGACGAAGTCAGGCATGGACGGGAACTGCAGGAGCAGAGTTTGCGATTTGAAACCCTGTCGGCCACCTCCCCAGTCGGCATCTTTGAAACCGATGCGAATGGAAGCTATCTCTATACCAATGATGCTTGGCGGACGATCTCCGGGCTATCCCTCGCAGAAAGCTTGGGCGAAGGGTGGAGTCGAGCCGTTTTTGCAGAGGATCGCCCCACAGTGTCTGCGGCCTGGAGTCGGACCGCGAAGACTGGGGGAGAATTTTCGCTTGAGTTCAGGATGCAACGGCCCGACGGGTCGATCCGCTGGGTGCATGCCCGCTCACGCCCGCTGAGGAGCGAGACCGATCAAGTGGTCGGCCATGTCGGCACCACGGAAGACATCACCGAAAGGAAGCACACGGACGCGGCGCTGCGCGAGAGCGAAGCCCGGCTGCGGGACGCCCAGGCCATGGCGCATCTCGGCAACTGGGAGCTGGATCTGGTGAATGACCGGCTGCTGTGGTCGGATGAAATCTTCCGGATCTTCGAGATCGACCAGGCGCAGTTCAGCGCCTCCTACGAAGCATTTTTGAACGCCGTCCATCCCGACGACCGGGCACTGGTGAATGAGACCTACCAGCGGTCGGTGGAGAACCGCACCTCCTATGCGATCGTCCATCGGCTACTGATGCCGGATGGACGGATCAAGTATGTGCAGGAACGTGGTGAAACGACCTATGACGGCGAGGGGCGTCCATTGCGCTCCGTGGGCACGGTTCAGGACATCACAGAACGACGGGAAGATCAGCTGCAGCTGCAGCACTCTCAAGCGTTGCTGCATGCGGTGTTCGACCACCTCCCCAATATGGTGTTTGTGAAGGATGCCAAGACTCTGCGCTTCGTGGAATTCAATAAGGCGGGCGAGCGCCTTACCGGCTTTTCGCGCGAGGAATTGCTGGGAAAATCGGACTATGATTTCTTTCCCCCAGAGGAGGCCGACTTCTTTACCGGCAAAGACCGCGCCGTCCTGGCCGGTGGCTCCATGCTGGAAATTCCCGAGGAAGAGATCAAGACCAAGCACCGGGGCATCCGCATCCTGCAGACCAAGAAACTCCCGCTGTACGATGCCTACGGCACGCCGCAGTATCTCTTAGGCATTTCCGAAGACATCACCGACCGGAGAGCCGCCGAAGTACAATTCAAACAGGTATTCGAGTCGAGTTACGTCGGAATGCTGATGGTGGCGGACGACGGAAGGATCACTCTGGCGAACCCCCGGATCGAACAGACCTTCGGCTATCGCCGCGACGAACTGATCGGACAACCGGTGGAGATCCTTCTTCCGGAGCGCTTCCGCACGGCCCATCATGGTCAACGGATGTCGTTCATGGCCTCAGGTGCGTCCCGACCGATGGCCGAGGGCCGAGAACTCCACGGGTGCCGCAAGGATGGAGGAGAGTTTCCCGTTGAGATCGGGCTGACTCCGGTCAATACTCCGCAAGGACGCCAGGTCCTCGCCTCGATCACCGATATCACGGAACGTAAGCAGAACGACGCCGCTCGCTTCCGGCTGCAGCAGGCCATCGAACATGCCCAAGACGGCATGGCCCTGCTCGACGACACCGGCCAATACATCTACATGAACCAGGCCCACGCCTCAATATTCGGCTACACCGTTGACGATCTGCTCGGCAAAAGCTGGACAAAGCTGCACCCCGTTGAATGGGCGGCGATGATCGAACAGATGTACCTCCCGATCCTGCATTCGACAGGGCAATGGCAAGGCGAGGTGGTCGGGAAACAGAAGTCCGGAAATGCCTTCCACATTGATCTCTCGCTGACCCTCTTGGAAGATCCGGGCACCGGCCGCCGGACCATCCTCTGTACCTGCCGCGATATCACCCGCCGGAAACAGATGGAACGGGATCTGATCGATGCCAAAGATGCCGCCGAAGCCGGCATTCGGGCGAAATCCGAGTTCCTCGCCACCATGAGCCACGAAATCCGCACCCCGATGAACGGCCTCCTGGGCATGACCGGACTCCTGCTCGATACTACTCTCACGCCTGAACAACAAGAATTTGTGCAGACCCTGAAGCATTCCGGCGAGTCGTTGATGAGAATCATCAACGACATCCTGGACTATTCGAAAATTGAAGCCGGCAAACTCACGATCGAATCTATCCCGTTTGACGTGCGTACGACCATTGAGGACATCCTGGACCTGCTCGCCCCCACGGCGCAGAGCAAACAGCTTGAACTGGTGGGGTTGATCGATGCACAAGCCCCCAATGCCATGGTCGGAGACCCGGGACGCATCCGCCAGATCCTGACGAACCTGATCGGCAACGCCATTAAGTTCACGGAGCGCGGGGAGATCTTGGTGCAGGTGACGAAGACAGAAGAGGACGGCGCGTCCATCCTCCTGCGTTTTGAAATCGTCGACACCGGCGTGGGCCTGACCGAGGAAGCCAAGGCGAAACTCTTTCAATCCTTCACGCAGGCCGATAGCTCGACCGCTCGCAAATATGGCGGAACCGGCCTCGGCCTCGCCATCTGCAAGCGGCTGACGGAACTCATGGGGGGCCAGATCGGCCTACAGTCCTCTCCTGGAACCGGCACCTGTGTCTGGTTCACCCTCCGACTTTGCAAGCAGACTCCCGCCGCCACATCAACCCCGATGCCAACGCCCATCGACAGCCTAAGCGGCCTGCGCATCTGTCTCGTAGACGACAACGCCACCAATCGGAGCCTGCTTCAATACCATGCCTGCGATTGGAAGATGCACTACGAGAGCGCCGAGAGTGGGCCCTCGGCCTTGGACCTCATCCGCCGTGCCTCTGCCGAGGGGAAACCCTTCGATCTCGCCATTCTCGACATGCAGATGCCAGGCATGAACGGGCTTCAGCTCGGCCAGGCGATCAGGGCAGATACCCGCCTCGACCATACCCGACTCGTCCTCCTGACTTCGCTGGGTCGCCGAGGCGATGCGAAGGTTGCTCATTCAACAGGATTTTCAGGCTACCTCACGAAACCCGTGCGTAAAATGCACCTCTATGATTGCTTACGTCTGGTCATGGGACAGTCGCCCGTTCCCCAGGCCGACGAGCAGACCACCTCGGCCACTCCGGCACTCATCACCCGTCACCAGGTGGCGGAAGTTCACGCCCATAGACGCCTCCTGGTCGTCGACGACAATCCTGTGAATCAAAAAGTGGCCGTGAAAATGCTGGAGAAACTCGGCTATCGCGTCGATGTGGCGAGCAACGGGAACGAGGCGCTCGCAGCACTGACCCGCCATCACTACAATCTGGTGTTCATGGATTGTCAGATGCCTGAACTGGACGGATTTGAAACGACGAAAATGATCCGCACACATGAGCAGCCGGGCACCCGCCTTCCCATCATCGCCATGACCGCCAATGCGATGGCCGGCGACCGCGAACACTGCCTGGCCTCGGGCATGGATGATTTTGTGAGTAAACCGGTCAAGAGTCAGGATCTCCACCGAGTACTGACTCAGTGGCTGCCCCCATCCGACAACCGAGCGGCGGCGTAG
- a CDS encoding response regulator transcription factor: MPAKTKSSPIRLLIVDDHEVVRIGLGAVLDLTPGMKVVGQAQSKADAIAQCRRTKADVVLLDIRLPDGSGIDAAREILSAHPKIRILFLTSFADEHTVLEAILSGAQGYVLKDIASAALIRAIKTVAAGQPLIDPRLATHTLSWMKHLPAGQLPAKRSLLSPQEQRILPHVAGGLTNKEIAQRLDLSEKTVKNYLANIYSKLQIGRRSQVAAMYAGSFKGSIPPLPSQSP, translated from the coding sequence ATGCCTGCTAAAACAAAATCTTCGCCCATCCGGTTGCTGATCGTCGACGACCACGAGGTGGTGCGCATCGGGCTCGGCGCCGTGCTCGATCTGACGCCGGGCATGAAAGTGGTCGGCCAAGCCCAAAGTAAAGCCGATGCCATCGCGCAATGCCGTCGCACAAAGGCGGACGTCGTGTTGCTCGACATCCGCCTGCCGGACGGCAGCGGGATCGATGCCGCACGCGAGATTCTCTCGGCACACCCCAAGATCCGTATTCTCTTTCTGACCAGCTTCGCGGATGAACACACCGTCCTTGAAGCGATTCTCTCCGGCGCCCAGGGCTATGTGCTGAAAGACATTGCCTCCGCCGCGCTAATCCGCGCCATCAAGACCGTCGCCGCCGGACAACCCTTGATCGACCCGCGCCTCGCCACCCATACGCTCTCGTGGATGAAGCACCTGCCGGCCGGCCAGCTCCCCGCCAAACGATCACTCCTCTCCCCCCAAGAGCAGCGCATCCTGCCCCATGTCGCCGGAGGCCTGACCAACAAGGAAATCGCGCAACGCCTGGATCTGAGCGAGAAGACCGTAAAAAATTATCTGGCGAACATCTACTCCAAACTCCAGATCGGACGGCGATCTCAAGTGGCCGCCATGTACGCCGGGAGTTTCAAGGGCTCTATACCGCCGCTGCCCTCCCAATCCCCGTAA
- a CDS encoding sensor histidine kinase: MRQTPRSSSDLIMSLRATEARLSSLLEDRNRISRDLHDSVLQSLYAIGLNLEASHRTNTAPRPRGDRSYGLAVDQLNRLIHEVRGIIKGLADGSVQDMDLSEELRQLAGSYEQLGSITITLSLQSSALDILTREEEREILNIVREALSNCVRHAQATHAEVTIRTHGNRVRISICDDGKGLVETGMHPKGYGLMNMEARAKKLGGSLLLRSKLGQGTRITAEFLLEPILAPV, translated from the coding sequence ATGCGCCAGACCCCGCGCTCATCCAGCGACCTGATTATGTCGCTGCGCGCAACAGAGGCGCGGTTGAGCAGTCTCCTAGAGGACCGGAACCGCATCAGCCGAGATCTTCACGACTCGGTCTTGCAATCGCTGTATGCCATCGGCCTCAACCTAGAGGCCTCCCACCGCACCAATACAGCGCCCCGACCAAGAGGCGACCGCTCATACGGCCTTGCCGTGGATCAGCTCAATCGCTTGATTCACGAGGTGCGCGGCATCATCAAGGGGCTTGCGGATGGATCAGTGCAGGACATGGACCTGTCCGAGGAGCTCAGACAGCTGGCCGGCAGTTACGAGCAACTCGGCAGCATCACAATCACGCTCAGTCTGCAATCTTCGGCCCTCGACATCCTCACCAGGGAGGAAGAGCGGGAGATTCTGAACATTGTGCGAGAGGCCTTGAGCAATTGCGTTCGCCATGCGCAGGCGACGCACGCCGAGGTGACGATCAGAACGCACGGCAACCGAGTGCGCATCAGTATCTGCGACGACGGAAAGGGACTTGTCGAAACCGGCATGCACCCCAAGGGATATGGCTTGATGAATATGGAAGCGCGGGCCAAGAAACTCGGCGGCAGCTTGCTGCTCCGCTCGAAGCTTGGTCAGGGCACGCGCATTACCGCTGAATTTTTACTGGAACCGATTTTAGCGCCTGTATGA
- a CDS encoding response regulator transcription factor, with protein sequence MKPARITLLIVDDHEVVRQGLRTLLNLEPDFRVVGEAASVADAVAETARLRPSVVLLDMKLPDGSGIAACRRLLATTPATRVLMLTSFSEDAMVVEAVQGGAHGYALKDVRTTDLVQAIRTVASGQGYLDPRVAQQTLHWIRDRSHAAAGHSQDRLTRLSPQERAILPLLAEGKTNKEIAVDLRLSDKTIKNYLANIFDKLQVRRRTEAVSWYIRTTQTALRDPRF encoded by the coding sequence ATGAAACCTGCACGTATTACGCTGCTCATCGTCGATGACCACGAAGTCGTCCGGCAGGGCCTCCGAACGCTCCTGAACCTCGAGCCGGATTTCCGCGTCGTCGGTGAAGCCGCGTCGGTCGCGGATGCCGTCGCAGAAACCGCACGTCTCCGACCCAGCGTCGTATTGCTCGACATGAAGCTTCCCGACGGGTCCGGGATCGCGGCCTGCCGCCGGCTGCTCGCGACCACGCCGGCCACCCGTGTCCTAATGCTGACCAGTTTTTCGGAGGATGCCATGGTGGTCGAGGCGGTTCAAGGCGGAGCCCACGGCTACGCGCTCAAGGATGTTCGAACCACGGATCTGGTTCAGGCCATTCGCACCGTCGCCAGCGGCCAGGGCTACCTGGATCCGCGCGTGGCCCAGCAGACCTTGCATTGGATCCGCGACCGATCCCACGCCGCCGCCGGCCATTCCCAGGATCGCCTCACACGCCTCTCCCCTCAAGAGCGCGCCATTCTGCCCCTGCTCGCGGAAGGCAAGACCAACAAAGAAATTGCGGTGGACCTTCGCTTAAGCGACAAGACCATCAAAAATTACCTCGCCAATATCTTCGACAAGCTCCAAGTACGCCGGCGCACCGAAGCCGTGAGCTGGTATATCCGAACGACTCAGACGGCCTTGCGAGACCCCCGCTTCTAG
- a CDS encoding PAS domain S-box protein, translated as MHRPSPPSPSETATQPSGNIMQKPGTLSTASPAHRAVEAAEIGTWEWRLATGEIAWSPQSDTIFGLSPGDFSGTYEGFLSLVHESDRPQLQAAIETAIETRQPYHLDHRIVTPDGIIRWVSCRGRAVLDPDGRVAGMAGTTEDITRRKETELALIDLQATLEHRVRERTAGLERAVRDLQEEIERRQQTEAALKASEQRYHALYEHNPTMYFTLTPDGTVLSVNRFGAEELGYCESELVGQSVFAVFQAADHPTVQEQLRLCSQSPGRTFDWEIQKVRKDGQFLWVKERARAITGPDGSPIILIVCEDITEQRQAQAARTHSEERLRSFLNALDDLAFELDERGVYLNVWTHNDDLLLLPKQEIVGNTLDEIHGPETGHYYRTIIHRVLETGTPESVEYSLQLKDQLRHFSAVLSRIPAGASHSPTVAAIIRETTRQKLAEESARELNLALSNAMPGIARLTTDGHYLTVNSFYASALGYGPDELIGQSWTPTVHPDDLPLVAQAFDQLRAAGKGEFEARGVRKNGSIFFKQVMMVRIDNANGEMIGHHCFMRDITDRKQAELALRDSEQAIRALQEATSAPGLTLDQRIHSVLELGCRRFQLPIGLMTKAEGDQLIITHASDPDRRFAPGTHMPLCDTYCSATLTEAQPVAIEHAAQSSWRTHPGYEMLGMESYLGTRLIEEHNVFGTICFLGQPPHATPFTSAEKDFLLLMARWVSGELDRYRSEQALRISEERFEIAFRSSPHPVLITELATGRCIEVNDTALQLFGFQRHEAVGHTTIAIELWPKPEDRTRFVAQLLETGTLRGVEFAFQTKDRRLRYCLVASELIELNGTRCILTVGTDVTEKKEAEAALRESEERWQRFVADAPVGLVVADADKHILSANKAFCALTGYSEQEVINHTYALYTHPDDLHENLVLTDEFFTGQRTGYTYEKRYIRKTGEIIWVSIRASHLTVHGQDAPLLLAVVEDITDRKRASADRERISQDLHDNILQSLYAVGMQLEAGKLLVGKAPRKSKEHVTQAIRQLNHLVLEVRQFITDLTRRTAPTLDFTVALNQLAASCSSETRTAPELIIDPAALTAITPTIGEQLLSIAREALSNSVRHAGATHRSISLTKTDRSIRLRVADDGTGFDPGRKRRRGHGLANMAARARTIGAQFTLDSTPDRGTSVTIDVPRGELHAC; from the coding sequence ATGCACCGTCCCTCCCCTCCCTCACCATCCGAGACCGCGACGCAACCCAGCGGCAACATCATGCAGAAACCGGGCACGCTATCGACTGCCTCCCCTGCCCATCGTGCCGTTGAGGCGGCAGAAATCGGCACGTGGGAATGGCGTCTTGCCACCGGAGAGATCGCGTGGTCCCCGCAATCTGATACGATTTTCGGACTATCACCGGGCGATTTTTCCGGCACGTACGAAGGATTCTTGAGCCTCGTGCATGAATCAGATCGGCCGCAGTTACAGGCGGCAATCGAGACCGCGATCGAAACCCGTCAGCCCTACCACCTCGACCATCGAATCGTCACGCCGGACGGAATCATCCGATGGGTCTCCTGTCGAGGCCGCGCCGTGCTGGACCCAGACGGCCGCGTCGCAGGCATGGCGGGCACGACCGAAGATATCACCCGACGGAAAGAAACCGAGCTGGCCCTGATTGATCTACAAGCGACCCTGGAGCATCGTGTCAGGGAACGCACCGCCGGCCTAGAACGCGCCGTGCGTGACCTTCAGGAAGAGATCGAGCGGCGGCAACAGACTGAGGCCGCGCTGAAAGCCAGCGAACAACGGTATCACGCCCTCTACGAACACAACCCCACGATGTACTTCACCCTGACGCCTGACGGCACGGTCCTCTCCGTCAACCGGTTCGGGGCAGAAGAGTTGGGGTATTGCGAAAGCGAATTGGTCGGACAATCGGTATTCGCCGTATTCCAAGCCGCGGATCATCCTACCGTGCAGGAACAACTCCGCCTGTGCTCACAGAGCCCGGGGCGAACTTTCGACTGGGAAATCCAAAAAGTCAGGAAGGACGGACAATTCCTCTGGGTCAAAGAACGGGCACGGGCCATCACCGGACCGGACGGGAGCCCGATCATTCTCATTGTCTGTGAAGACATCACGGAACAGCGACAGGCCCAGGCCGCCCGCACCCATAGCGAGGAGCGCCTCCGGTCGTTCCTCAATGCGCTCGACGATCTGGCGTTCGAACTGGACGAGCGCGGCGTCTATCTGAATGTGTGGACGCACAACGACGACCTTCTGCTGCTCCCCAAGCAGGAGATTGTCGGCAATACGCTCGACGAGATACATGGCCCTGAGACGGGACACTACTACCGCACGATCATTCACCGCGTCCTTGAAACGGGGACGCCCGAGTCGGTCGAGTACTCGCTCCAGCTAAAGGACCAGCTTCGGCACTTTTCCGCCGTACTCAGCCGGATTCCGGCCGGCGCAAGCCACTCGCCCACCGTCGCGGCGATCATTCGTGAGACCACGAGACAAAAGCTGGCCGAAGAATCGGCGAGGGAGCTCAACCTGGCGCTTTCGAATGCCATGCCGGGCATTGCCCGACTCACGACCGACGGACACTATCTGACCGTGAATAGCTTCTACGCCTCAGCGCTGGGCTACGGTCCGGACGAATTGATCGGCCAATCCTGGACACCGACCGTTCATCCCGACGACCTCCCGCTGGTCGCACAGGCCTTCGATCAGCTCCGTGCCGCCGGCAAGGGGGAATTTGAAGCCCGCGGTGTCAGAAAAAACGGCAGCATCTTTTTCAAACAGGTCATGATGGTCCGAATCGATAACGCGAACGGGGAGATGATCGGACACCATTGTTTCATGCGGGACATCACCGACCGCAAGCAGGCCGAGCTAGCCCTCCGCGACAGCGAACAAGCGATCCGGGCTCTTCAGGAGGCCACCTCGGCTCCGGGCCTCACGCTCGATCAGCGGATCCATTCAGTCCTGGAATTGGGATGCCGCAGGTTTCAGCTTCCCATTGGATTGATGACAAAGGCCGAGGGAGATCAACTTATCATTACCCACGCCTCGGATCCCGACCGACGCTTCGCTCCCGGCACACACATGCCATTATGCGATACGTACTGCAGTGCCACGCTCACAGAGGCTCAACCCGTGGCCATCGAACATGCCGCGCAGTCAAGCTGGCGGACACACCCCGGCTATGAGATGCTTGGGATGGAATCATACCTTGGGACTAGACTCATCGAAGAGCATAACGTCTTCGGGACGATTTGCTTTCTCGGACAGCCGCCACACGCGACTCCTTTCACCTCCGCCGAAAAAGATTTTCTCCTCTTAATGGCCCGATGGGTGAGCGGCGAATTGGATCGATACAGATCCGAGCAGGCCCTCCGGATCAGCGAAGAACGTTTCGAGATTGCCTTCCGGTCAAGTCCCCATCCTGTGCTCATCACCGAATTGGCCACCGGCCGCTGCATCGAAGTCAACGACACCGCGTTGCAACTCTTCGGGTTCCAACGCCATGAAGCGGTCGGACACACCACCATCGCCATTGAACTGTGGCCGAAGCCGGAAGACCGGACGAGATTTGTCGCGCAACTCCTGGAAACGGGAACTCTCCGGGGCGTGGAATTCGCGTTCCAAACCAAAGACCGGCGCTTGCGGTACTGCCTGGTCGCAAGTGAATTGATCGAGCTCAACGGCACCAGGTGCATTCTTACCGTCGGGACTGATGTCACGGAGAAGAAAGAAGCCGAAGCCGCGTTGCGGGAGAGCGAGGAGCGGTGGCAGCGCTTCGTCGCCGATGCGCCGGTGGGGCTGGTCGTGGCCGATGCCGACAAGCATATCCTGAGCGCCAACAAAGCCTTTTGCGCGCTCACGGGCTATTCTGAACAGGAAGTAATCAACCATACCTACGCGCTCTACACCCATCCCGACGACCTGCATGAGAATCTGGTGTTAACCGACGAGTTTTTCACAGGGCAACGAACGGGTTATACGTACGAGAAGCGGTATATCCGGAAAACCGGCGAAATCATCTGGGTGTCCATCCGCGCGAGTCATCTCACAGTTCACGGGCAGGATGCGCCGCTCTTGCTCGCGGTCGTGGAGGATATCACCGACCGCAAACGGGCCTCGGCAGATCGGGAACGGATCAGCCAGGATCTGCACGACAATATTCTCCAATCCCTCTACGCCGTCGGCATGCAGCTCGAAGCGGGAAAATTGCTGGTGGGGAAAGCCCCGCGCAAATCCAAGGAGCATGTCACCCAGGCCATCCGGCAGTTGAACCATCTCGTCTTGGAAGTCCGGCAGTTCATCACCGACCTGACCCGCCGCACGGCGCCGACGCTGGATTTCACGGTGGCCCTGAACCAGCTCGCCGCTTCCTGCTCATCGGAAACTCGCACCGCGCCCGAGCTGATTATCGACCCCGCTGCGCTCACGGCCATCACCCCGACGATCGGCGAGCAGTTGCTGAGTATCGCGCGAGAAGCCTTGAGCAACAGTGTCCGCCATGCCGGCGCGACACACCGTTCTATCAGCCTCACGAAGACTGATCGCTCCATCCGGTTGCGCGTCGCCGATGACGGCACAGGCTTTGACCCCGGCCGCAAACGCCGCCGCGGCCACGGACTGGCCAATATGGCCGCACGGGCCAGAACCATCGGCGCGCAGTTCACGCTTGACAGCACGCCCGACCGCGGCACCTCAGTCACGATCGACGTCCCAAGAGGAGAGCTCCATGCCTGCTAA
- a CDS encoding TIGR00645 family protein produces MSSEHSSPSHTPTRSHRTPVAQIEHVFELVVFASRWIQAPLYGGLIVAELLYAYKFLIELWEMVRHINQQEETIFMLGVLGLIDVTMVANLLTMVIIGGYATFVSKLDLEEHPDRPDWLTHIDPGTIKIKLASSLIGISSIHLLKSFVNIANEDIEHIKWKIFIHLTFLGSAILLAWSDKIMQRDKKH; encoded by the coding sequence ATGTCCAGCGAGCATTCGTCCCCGTCCCATACGCCGACACGATCGCACCGGACCCCGGTTGCCCAGATCGAACATGTCTTTGAACTCGTCGTCTTTGCCAGCCGCTGGATTCAAGCGCCGCTGTATGGAGGGCTCATCGTCGCGGAGCTGCTCTACGCCTATAAGTTTTTGATCGAGCTCTGGGAGATGGTCCGGCACATCAATCAGCAGGAAGAGACCATCTTTATGCTGGGGGTCCTCGGATTGATCGATGTCACGATGGTCGCGAATCTGCTCACCATGGTGATCATCGGCGGCTACGCAACATTCGTCAGCAAGTTGGATCTGGAAGAGCATCCGGATCGCCCGGACTGGCTGACCCACATCGACCCCGGTACCATCAAGATCAAACTCGCATCCTCACTGATCGGGATCTCCAGCATCCATCTCTTAAAATCGTTCGTGAACATCGCGAATGAAGATATTGAACATATCAAATGGAAGATCTTCATCCACCTCACCTTCCTCGGCTCCGCGATCCTCCTTGCGTGGAGCGACAAGATCATGCAGAGAGATAAAAAGCACTGA